Sequence from the Elusimicrobiota bacterium genome:
TGGCGCCCCTGCACAACCCCCCCAACATCATGGGCATCGAGGCGGCCAAGGACCTCATGCCGGACATCCCCCACGTGGCCATCATGGACACGGCCTGGCACCAGACCATGCCGGCCCACGCATACATCTACGCCCTGCCCTACGCCTGGTACGAGAGATACGGCGTGCGGCGCTACGGCTTCCACGGGACTTCGTTCCTCTACAACGCCAAGCGCGCGGCCGTGCTGCTCAAGAAGGACCCCTTCAAGTGCAACCTGGTCATCTGCCACATCGGCAACGGGGCCTCGATCAACGCGGTCCAGAACGGGCTCTCCTACGACACGTCCATGGGCATGACGCCGCTGGAGGGCTTGGTCATGGGCACGCGCGCGGGCGACCACGACCCGGCCATCGATTTCTTCGTCATGGCGAAGGAGGGCATCTCCGCCAAGGAGATGGACTCGCTGCTCAACAAGAAATGCGGCGTGCTGGGGATCACCGGCCGCTACACGGACCGCCGCGACGTGGAGGAGGCCGCGGCCAAGGGCGACGCCCGCGCGGCGCTGGCCCTGCAGGTGGAAGGCTACCGCATCCGGAAGTACATCGGCGCCTATGCGGCCGCGGTGGGCGGGCTCGACGCCGTGGTCTTCACCGCCGGGGTAGGCGAGATGAGCGACCAGATCCGGGCCATCGCCACCCGCGACCTCGATTGCCTGGGCATCAAGGTCGACCCCGAGAAGAACGGCCTGACCCACACGCGCAACGCCGAGTGCGACATCTCGGCTGCGGGCTCGGCGACCAAGGTCTTCGTCATCCCCACGGACGAGGAGCGCGTCTTCATCGAGGACGTGGTGGCCATCATGGCGGGCAACTACGACGTCCACACGCGCTTCACCTACCGCTTCCAGTCGCCGGACTACCGCAACAGCATGCGCGACGAGGCTTTCTGCCGGGAGCTGGCGAAGCGGCCCGGTCTGGCGAAGGTGGCCTGCAATCCCCCCAAGGTCACGGCCTAAGCAGCTCGACAGCGCCCAGGCGGGCGTGGCGCTCTTCAACCGCGGCCAGTACGCGCGTGCCGCGAGCCGCTTCGAGGCGGCCCTGCGCGGCGGCGAGACCGCAGAGTGGCTCGCCTGCGCGCTGGGCCAGGCCTACGCCGCCGCGGGACGCACCGCCCTGGCCCTGCGCCTGCTGCGCGGCGCCGCCCGACGGTCGGCCGAACCCCATCCCATATATCTGGCGCTCTCCGATATCCTGAGGCGCGCCGGCCAGACGCGGCAGGCCGAAGCCATCCTGCGCCGGCTCGCGGCCGAGTCCTCCCACCTCGGACAGGCCCATCATGCCCTGGGCCAGATCCTCCTCGGCCAGGGCCGCCTGGACGCGGCGGCGGCGAGCTTTCGCCGGGCCGCACGGCTCGAGCCGCAGCTGCCCTGGCCGCACATCGCTTTGGGCGAGCTCCTGGAGCGGCGCGGCCGCGGCGAGGAGGCCTTGCGCTGCTGGGCCAGAGCCGGACGCGCGCGGCTCTACGATTCGGCCACCGCGGTCCAATTGGGAGACCTCTACCAGCGCCGGGGCCTGGCGCCGGAGGCGAGACGCCATTACCTGCGCGCCTGGAAGCTGGATGGCAGGAGCGTAGCGGCCTGCCAGAGGCTGGCGGAGGCCGCCAAAGGCCGGGGCTGTCTGGATGAAGCCGCGCTCTGGGTCGGTCGGGCCGGGCGGCTCGATCCGCGGGAGGCGCTGTGGGACTTCCGGCTGGGCTGGATCCACGGCCAGGCCGGGCGCTGGACGCAGATGCGCCGCTGCCTGCGGCGCTACCTGGGCCGCCGCGCGCGGTCCGCGAGCGACGGAGCCAGCCCCGTGCTGGCCTGGGTCTGTCTGCAGGACTACCGCCGCGCCGCGGCCGAAGCCGAGCGGTCCCTGGAGCGGCTGGACCCCGAGGGCCTGGCTTTGCTCTCCCGCGCCTGGCCGGAGAACTGGCTGCGCCAGCATGACGACGCCTTCTACGCGGCCCACCTGCGGGCCGTGGAGCGGCAGGCGCTGGCCCGGCCCCGCTCACCCTGGCCCTGTTTCTTCCGGGCCTCCTTGCTCCTGCGCCGCAACCGCTACGCCGAGGCCGGGGCTCTGTCCGGGGACCTGGCGCGCTTCTCCGAGGCGCGCTACGGCTGGATGCGCTACGTGACCGGGCTGGCCTTGCTGCTGGACTGCCGCTATGAGGCGGCCGTCGCGGAGTTCGCGGCCGCGCTGCGCTCGCGGCCCGCGGACTGGAAGTCGCGCTGCCACTTGGCCGAGGCCCTGCTCTGCCTGGGCCGGCGCAAAGAGGCCTTCGAAAGGTTCGACGCGGCCGAGGCCGACGCGGCGCGCGTCGGAGCCGCCTGCGAGGTCTGGGCCTGGCGAGGCGAAGCGAGGCTCTGGCTCGGCCAGGCCGCGGCCGCCTTGGCGGACCTGGACCG
This genomic interval carries:
- a CDS encoding tetratricopeptide repeat protein, whose translation is MALFNRGQYARAASRFEAALRGGETAEWLACALGQAYAAAGRTALALRLLRGAARRSAEPHPIYLALSDILRRAGQTRQAEAILRRLAAESSHLGQAHHALGQILLGQGRLDAAAASFRRAARLEPQLPWPHIALGELLERRGRGEEALRCWARAGRARLYDSATAVQLGDLYQRRGLAPEARRHYLRAWKLDGRSVAACQRLAEAAKGRGCLDEAALWVGRAGRLDPREALWDFRLGWIHGQAGRWTQMRRCLRRYLGRRARSASDGASPVLAWVCLQDYRRAAAEAERSLERLDPEGLALLSRAWPENWLRQHDDAFYAAHLRAVERQALARPRSPWPCFFRASLLLRRNRYAEAGALSGDLARFSEARYGWMRYVTGLALLLDCRYEAAVAEFAAALRSRPADWKSRCHLAEALLCLGRRKEAFERFDAAEADAARVGAACEVWAWRGEARLWLGQAAAALADLDRAVESGAKLALCWRGAAQMLMGRLGRARQDLDRAIVPGSKDAEAYLWRGELNRRCGRARAALRDLAAARRAGHGQHDFEWAACNRALLGAAPGEALRGLSPALLAAALGRPVPDLGDARAARAVAKDMLARARGLRRHEPYLRALWLGPEAAARLAR
- a CDS encoding acetate kinase gives rise to the protein MRILCLNCGSSSVKYRLYDWERQEALSTGIVERVTVGGSFIVHEVPGRDKLTIKSECPDHKMAIKLVMDTLTHPEHGVIADTKSIRGVGHRVVHGGEKFAKSVLIDDEAIAAFKGISALAPLHNPPNIMGIEAAKDLMPDIPHVAIMDTAWHQTMPAHAYIYALPYAWYERYGVRRYGFHGTSFLYNAKRAAVLLKKDPFKCNLVICHIGNGASINAVQNGLSYDTSMGMTPLEGLVMGTRAGDHDPAIDFFVMAKEGISAKEMDSLLNKKCGVLGITGRYTDRRDVEEAAAKGDARAALALQVEGYRIRKYIGAYAAAVGGLDAVVFTAGVGEMSDQIRAIATRDLDCLGIKVDPEKNGLTHTRNAECDISAAGSATKVFVIPTDEERVFIEDVVAIMAGNYDVHTRFTYRFQSPDYRNSMRDEAFCRELAKRPGLAKVACNPPKVTA